In one Bosea sp. RAC05 genomic region, the following are encoded:
- a CDS encoding DUF952 domain-containing protein codes for MPLIYKICPDSLWRAAEAEGRFDGAAIDLSDGYIHFSTGAQLRETVAKHFAGQQDLLLIAVEDDKLGAALRYEPSRGGDLFPHLYAPLGTRDVRWVAPLALRPNGAHLIPEDVA; via the coding sequence GTGCCGCTCATCTACAAGATCTGCCCCGACAGCCTGTGGCGCGCGGCCGAAGCCGAAGGGCGCTTCGACGGCGCCGCCATCGATCTCAGCGACGGCTACATCCACTTCTCGACCGGCGCCCAGCTCCGCGAGACCGTGGCGAAGCATTTCGCCGGTCAGCAGGATCTGCTCCTGATCGCGGTCGAGGATGACAAGCTCGGCGCGGCGCTGCGCTACGAGCCCTCGCGGGGCGGCGACTTGTTCCCGCATCTCTACGCGCCGCTCGGGACGCGGGACGTGCGCTGGGTGGCGCCGCTCGCCCTGAGGCCGAATGGCGCCCACCTCATTCCGGAGGACGTCGCGTGA
- a CDS encoding SGNH/GDSL hydrolase family protein, protein MRIAIRVTGLAIAMATALAGAAQAGSFICRETPIVAPNHKLTALAPRVAVGGKLEILAIGSSSTEGVGATSRDRSYPARLQTLLSTAWPRMQVTVANAGIGGEIAPETLARLKKALTERRYDLVIWQVGTNDAVRGGDMAAFRAMIADGIAVVKQAGVSLALLDPQYFPGIREPARYQSYVEAIAEVAKRESVPVFTRYETMREWHEADAQAFRAALAADSFHMSDAGYDCLARDMAAGLVSLTASGRPVVAQTK, encoded by the coding sequence ATGCGTATCGCCATCCGGGTCACGGGCCTCGCCATCGCCATGGCGACGGCGCTTGCGGGCGCCGCCCAGGCCGGCTCCTTCATCTGCCGCGAAACGCCGATCGTCGCGCCGAACCACAAGCTGACGGCGCTTGCGCCGCGCGTCGCCGTCGGCGGCAAGCTCGAGATTCTCGCGATCGGCTCGTCCTCGACCGAGGGCGTCGGCGCCACCAGCCGCGACAGGAGCTATCCCGCGCGGCTGCAGACCCTGCTGTCGACGGCTTGGCCGCGCATGCAGGTGACGGTCGCCAATGCCGGAATCGGCGGCGAGATCGCCCCCGAGACGCTGGCGCGGCTGAAGAAGGCCCTCACCGAGCGCCGCTACGACCTCGTGATCTGGCAGGTCGGCACCAATGACGCGGTGCGCGGCGGCGACATGGCGGCGTTCCGGGCGATGATCGCCGACGGCATCGCCGTGGTGAAGCAGGCCGGCGTCAGCCTCGCCTTGCTCGACCCGCAGTATTTCCCCGGCATCCGGGAGCCGGCGCGCTACCAGAGCTATGTCGAGGCGATCGCCGAGGTCGCCAAGCGCGAAAGCGTGCCCGTCTTCACGCGCTACGAGACGATGCGGGAATGGCACGAGGCCGATGCCCAGGCCTTCCGGGCCGCGCTCGCGGCGGACAGCTTCCACATGAGCGATGCGGGCTATGACTGCCTCGCCCGCGACATGGCCGCGGGGCTGGTTTCGCTCACGGCGTCGGGCCGCCCTGTCGTCGCGCAGACGAAGTAG
- a CDS encoding cisplatin damage response ATP-dependent DNA ligase, whose amino-acid sequence MNRFAWLLDRLAYEPRRNAKLALIADYLRSTPDPDRGLALAAMTGGLVFPNAKAGLVRALIAERTDPVLFALSYDYVGDLSETVALMWPARRGANDVPHLPDVVEGLRSVGKTELPRLVASWLDALDETGRWALLKLITGSLRIGVSARLAKTAAASLGGIPADEVEQVWHGLEPPYATLFAWLEGRGPRPEATDPAPFRPVMLSHPIEDGDFEKMNPAEFQAEWKWDGIRVQAVTGTRPDGERVTRLFSRTGEDIAAAFPDVVEALTLDGTLDGELLVRREAAVQSFNSLQQRLNRKSVTSKMLLEHPAHIRAYDLLVDGEDDLRELPLSARRTRLEAFVARLASPVVDLSPPIAFSDWESLAAARADPAAAGAGADAEAVEGCMIKRLDSPYLPGRPKGHWWKWKREARLVDCVLMYAQRGHGKRSSFYSDFTFGVWRAGEGGADELVPVGKAYFGFTDEELVELDRYVRKHTLNRFGPVREVTHTRDSGLVFEVAFEGLQRSTRHKSGVAMRFPRISRIRWDKPPLEADRIEALEALLPPNG is encoded by the coding sequence GTGAACCGTTTCGCCTGGCTCCTCGACCGGCTGGCCTATGAGCCGCGCCGCAATGCCAAGCTCGCGCTGATCGCGGATTACCTGCGCAGCACGCCCGATCCCGACCGCGGTCTCGCCCTGGCGGCGATGACGGGCGGGCTCGTCTTTCCCAACGCCAAGGCCGGGCTCGTCCGGGCGCTGATCGCCGAGCGGACGGACCCGGTGCTGTTTGCACTCTCCTACGACTATGTCGGCGATCTCTCGGAGACGGTGGCGCTGATGTGGCCGGCGCGTCGGGGGGCGAACGACGTGCCCCATTTGCCGGACGTCGTCGAGGGCCTGCGTAGCGTCGGCAAGACCGAGTTGCCGCGCCTCGTCGCCTCCTGGCTCGACGCGCTCGACGAGACCGGCCGCTGGGCGCTGCTGAAGCTGATCACCGGCTCGCTGCGCATCGGCGTCTCCGCGCGCCTCGCGAAGACGGCGGCCGCCAGCCTCGGCGGCATCCCGGCCGACGAGGTCGAGCAGGTCTGGCACGGGCTGGAGCCGCCCTATGCCACGCTCTTCGCCTGGCTGGAGGGCAGGGGCCCGCGGCCCGAGGCGACCGATCCTGCCCCCTTCCGGCCGGTGATGCTGTCGCACCCGATCGAGGACGGCGATTTCGAGAAGATGAACCCGGCCGAATTCCAGGCCGAGTGGAAATGGGACGGCATCCGCGTCCAGGCCGTCACCGGTACGCGGCCCGATGGCGAGCGCGTCACGCGTTTGTTCTCGCGGACCGGCGAGGACATCGCGGCCGCCTTCCCGGACGTGGTCGAGGCGCTGACGCTGGATGGCACGCTCGACGGCGAACTGCTGGTGCGGCGCGAGGCGGCAGTCCAGAGTTTCAACAGCCTGCAGCAGCGGCTCAACCGCAAGAGCGTGACGTCCAAGATGCTGCTCGAGCACCCCGCGCATATCCGCGCCTATGACCTGCTCGTCGATGGTGAGGACGATCTGCGCGAGCTGCCGCTCTCGGCGCGCCGGACGCGGCTGGAGGCTTTCGTGGCCCGCCTCGCCAGCCCGGTCGTCGACCTCTCCCCGCCGATCGCCTTCAGCGACTGGGAGTCGCTGGCCGCCGCGCGCGCCGACCCTGCGGCTGCGGGCGCCGGCGCCGATGCGGAAGCCGTCGAGGGCTGCATGATCAAGCGCCTCGATTCGCCTTATCTGCCGGGCCGCCCCAAGGGCCATTGGTGGAAGTGGAAACGCGAGGCCAGGCTCGTCGACTGCGTGCTGATGTATGCCCAGCGCGGCCACGGCAAGCGCTCGTCCTTCTATTCGGATTTCACCTTCGGGGTCTGGCGCGCCGGTGAAGGCGGGGCGGACGAGCTGGTGCCGGTCGGCAAGGCCTATTTCGGCTTCACCGACGAGGAACTCGTCGAACTCGACCGTTATGTCCGCAAGCACACGCTCAACCGCTTCGGTCCCGTGCGCGAGGTCACGCATACGCGCGACAGCGGGCTCGTCTTCGAGGTCGCCTTCGAGGGGCTGCAGCGCTCGACGCGGCACAAGTCCGGCGTCGCCATGCGCTTTCCCCGCATCAGCCGGATTCGCTGGGACAAGCCCCCGCTCGAGGCCGACCGGATCGAGGCGCTGGAGGCGCTGCTGCCGCCGAATGGCTGA
- a CDS encoding DUF6460 domain-containing protein, whose translation MANGRIERFLGGSPLGVLVRLLFISLLVGAAMAFLGLSPRALFEAAARFVRALGDLGFGALSEVGQWIIGGALLVVPLWLLSRLFAARR comes from the coding sequence ATGGCCAATGGCAGGATCGAACGCTTTCTCGGCGGCTCGCCGCTCGGCGTGCTCGTGCGGCTGCTCTTCATCTCGCTGCTGGTCGGGGCCGCCATGGCCTTTCTCGGCCTCTCGCCACGCGCCCTGTTCGAGGCCGCGGCGCGCTTCGTGCGCGCTCTCGGCGATCTCGGCTTCGGCGCCCTGAGCGAGGTCGGCCAGTGGATCATCGGCGGCGCGCTCCTCGTCGTGCCGCTCTGGCTGCTGTCGCGCCTGTTCGCCGCGCGCCGCTGA
- a CDS encoding cache domain-containing protein encodes MPKLDWKTLAASAFAPALLITLILGAMLWHQHDSVERVADRDRAAQMRLVGSLLDTNFDQAAKFSLALAETFARNPQIREALAAGDRARLQALSKDAYQYLSRQASVQIFGYHSPDLRYLLRMHRPEQHGDDISGFRAMVVAANRLRRAQTGVEIGIAGIGIRGVAPVEQDGTLTGSVEAGLDIRPLLDLVKTATNTDIAVVAASSLSGVALDPKLPSVGDLTLMAATDEMLFGRFLRAFPTRPVRDVEIGTRRIDGQSYGVMAQPLVDFSGRLIGMAIMLKQEPGSDWRRLMTELWVIALCGGILAFVGFLVLARRRREA; translated from the coding sequence TTGCCGAAACTCGACTGGAAGACGCTCGCGGCGAGCGCGTTCGCGCCCGCCCTGCTGATCACGCTCATTCTCGGGGCCATGCTCTGGCACCAGCACGACAGCGTCGAGCGGGTGGCGGACCGCGACCGTGCGGCACAGATGCGTCTCGTCGGGTCGCTGCTCGACACCAATTTCGACCAGGCCGCGAAGTTCTCACTGGCGCTGGCGGAAACCTTCGCGCGCAATCCGCAGATCCGCGAGGCGCTGGCGGCCGGCGACCGGGCCCGCCTGCAAGCCCTCTCGAAGGACGCCTACCAATATCTCAGCCGCCAGGCGAGCGTGCAGATCTTCGGCTATCACTCGCCGGATCTGCGCTACCTGCTGCGCATGCACCGGCCGGAGCAGCATGGCGACGACATCTCCGGCTTCCGCGCCATGGTCGTCGCCGCCAATCGGTTGCGACGGGCGCAGACCGGGGTCGAGATCGGGATCGCGGGCATCGGCATCCGCGGCGTCGCGCCCGTCGAGCAGGACGGCACCCTCACCGGCAGCGTCGAGGCCGGGCTCGACATCCGGCCGCTGCTCGATCTGGTGAAGACCGCGACCAATACGGACATCGCGGTGGTGGCGGCCTCGTCGCTGAGCGGCGTCGCGCTGGACCCGAAGCTGCCCTCGGTCGGCGATCTCACCCTGATGGCGGCGACCGACGAGATGCTCTTCGGCCGTTTCCTGCGGGCCTTTCCGACCCGGCCCGTGCGCGATGTCGAGATCGGCACGCGGCGCATCGACGGCCAGTCCTACGGTGTCATGGCCCAGCCGCTGGTGGACTTCTCCGGCCGGCTGATCGGCATGGCGATCATGCTCAAGCAGGAGCCCGGCTCGGACTGGCGGCGGCTGATGACGGAACTCTGGGTCATCGCGCTCTGCGGCGGCATCCTGGCCTTCGTCGGCTTCCTCGTCCTGGCCCGCCGGCGGCGCGAGGCGTGA
- a CDS encoding ligase-associated DNA damage response exonuclease, whose product MTLARRNAPGTMRPSDMLIPTPAGLWCPPADVYIDPVRPVARALITHGHSDHARAGHGAVLATRETLAIMALRYGEGFTGQRQEAVPGETIRIGAVNFTFVPAGHVLGSAQIVVESGGLRIVASGDYKRERDPTCAGFEPVPCDIFITEATFGLPVFRHPPAHAEVGKLLESVRVFPERTHIVGAYSLGKAQRVMALIREAGYDRPLYLHGAMEKLTEFYLSEGAQLGEVRKVVAAERKTLGGEIVICPPSAIQDLWARKFPDPVTSFASGWMRIRARARQKGVELPLIVSDHADWDDLQATIRETGAGEIWVTHGEADALVHWCTSVGLRAKPLHLVGYGDEGEVDAVAEGADAVAV is encoded by the coding sequence ATGACGCTGGCCAGACGCAACGCGCCGGGGACGATGCGCCCCTCCGATATGCTGATCCCGACGCCGGCCGGCCTCTGGTGCCCTCCGGCCGATGTCTACATCGACCCGGTGCGGCCGGTGGCGCGGGCGCTGATCACCCACGGCCATTCCGACCATGCCCGCGCCGGTCATGGCGCCGTGCTGGCGACGCGCGAGACGCTCGCGATCATGGCGCTGCGCTACGGCGAGGGCTTCACCGGCCAGCGGCAGGAGGCCGTGCCGGGCGAGACGATCCGCATCGGCGCGGTGAACTTCACCTTCGTGCCGGCCGGGCATGTGCTGGGATCGGCCCAGATCGTCGTCGAATCCGGCGGCCTGAGGATCGTCGCCTCGGGCGACTACAAGCGCGAGCGCGACCCGACCTGCGCCGGCTTCGAGCCCGTCCCCTGCGACATCTTCATCACCGAGGCGACCTTCGGCCTGCCGGTCTTCCGCCACCCGCCGGCCCATGCCGAGGTCGGCAAGCTCCTGGAATCGGTCCGGGTCTTTCCCGAGCGGACCCACATCGTCGGCGCCTATTCGCTGGGGAAGGCGCAGCGCGTCATGGCCCTGATCCGCGAGGCCGGATACGACCGCCCGCTCTATCTCCATGGCGCGATGGAGAAGCTGACCGAGTTCTATCTGTCGGAGGGCGCGCAGCTGGGCGAGGTCCGCAAGGTCGTCGCCGCGGAGCGCAAGACGCTGGGCGGCGAGATCGTCATCTGCCCGCCGAGCGCGATCCAGGACCTCTGGGCCCGCAAATTCCCCGACCCCGTCACGAGCTTCGCCTCCGGCTGGATGCGCATTCGCGCCCGCGCCCGCCAGAAGGGCGTCGAGCTGCCTCTGATCGTTTCCGATCATGCGGATTGGGACGACCTCCAGGCCACCATCCGCGAGACCGGTGCGGGAGAGATCTGGGTCACCCATGGCGAGGCGGACGCGCTCGTCCACTGGTGCACGAGCGTCGGCCTGCGCGCCAAGCCGCTGCATCTGGTGGGCTATGGCGACGAGGGCGAGGTGGATGCCGTCGCGGAGGGCGCCGATGCAGTCGCCGTCTGA
- a CDS encoding response regulator, with amino-acid sequence MKRQPSTRIVIADDHPLFRGALRQAVSTALEGADVSEVGSLEALTEALDSGGDADLVLLDLTMPGVQGFSGLLFLRADHPEIPVIVVSANDDPAVIRRCIEFGALGFLPKTADVEQMGEAIRAVLDGGVWTPPGVDLTAPVDAETATMVRNLSTLTPQQVRVLMMLSEGLLNKQIAYELGVSEATVKAHVSAILTKLDVDSRTQAVIAAAKIAGTAWATAGASATS; translated from the coding sequence ATGAAACGACAGCCGTCGACACGGATCGTCATCGCGGATGATCATCCGCTCTTTCGTGGCGCGCTCCGGCAGGCGGTCTCGACCGCCCTCGAAGGCGCTGATGTCAGCGAGGTTGGCTCGCTGGAGGCGCTGACCGAAGCGCTGGACAGCGGCGGCGACGCCGATCTTGTCCTGCTCGATCTCACCATGCCGGGCGTGCAGGGCTTTTCCGGCCTGCTCTTCCTGCGGGCCGACCATCCCGAGATCCCGGTCATCGTGGTCTCCGCCAATGACGACCCGGCCGTGATCCGCCGCTGCATCGAGTTCGGCGCGCTCGGATTCCTGCCCAAGACGGCCGATGTCGAGCAGATGGGCGAAGCGATCCGGGCCGTGCTCGACGGCGGCGTCTGGACGCCGCCGGGGGTCGATCTGACGGCGCCCGTCGATGCCGAGACCGCGACGATGGTGCGCAACCTCTCGACGCTGACGCCGCAGCAGGTGCGCGTGCTGATGATGCTGTCCGAAGGGCTGCTGAACAAGCAGATCGCCTATGAGCTCGGCGTCTCCGAAGCGACGGTGAAAGCCCATGTCTCGGCGATCCTGACCAAGCTCGACGTCGACAGCCGCACCCAGGCCGTCATCGCCGCCGCCAAGATCGCCGGAACCGCCTGGGCCACGGCCGGGGCCTCCGCGACCTCCTGA
- a CDS encoding neurotransmitter-gated ion-channel ligand-binding protein has protein sequence MRRLVLIALLLLASAGMAPAEDAAPGARTTLPQGVELPVRVRVALRVLNVLEIKEVAGQGRLQVELTQRWQDPRLAFDAIARGLARDDRVGDEADEYLKTIWTPGLTLDNQIGDKDSRSVALSVHAHGEVMLIERFESDFRFRMNMDAFPFDQQRLTLSLSLPRYPQQEAVIVTTEADRQFSGVDATPSVVDWRPLGLRFSNDLAMGWNARSYSRLNATVTMARDAQRYILRVFVPIMAVLAVSLFVLWSPGLKEQDKGGLIFSSLLALAAISFTFESSFPGSISLNTPIAEMISLGYLYLVAVLMFEIVLAVAIARPQGRWSGEAAALRLHLRWALPAIMLIVCLGAALRALPG, from the coding sequence ATGCGACGGCTCGTCCTGATCGCCCTGCTGCTGCTCGCCTCAGCGGGGATGGCCCCCGCCGAAGACGCCGCGCCCGGCGCCCGCACGACGCTGCCGCAGGGAGTGGAGTTGCCGGTGCGGGTGCGGGTCGCGCTGCGCGTGCTCAACGTGCTCGAGATCAAGGAGGTCGCCGGCCAGGGGCGCCTCCAGGTCGAACTGACGCAGCGCTGGCAGGACCCTCGCCTGGCCTTCGACGCGATCGCGCGTGGCCTCGCCCGCGACGACCGGGTCGGGGACGAGGCGGACGAGTATCTGAAGACGATCTGGACGCCCGGGCTGACGCTCGACAACCAGATCGGCGACAAGGATTCGCGCAGCGTCGCGCTGTCGGTCCACGCCCATGGCGAGGTCATGCTGATCGAGCGGTTCGAGAGCGACTTCCGCTTCCGCATGAACATGGACGCCTTTCCCTTCGACCAGCAGCGGCTGACGCTGTCGCTGTCCCTGCCGCGCTATCCGCAGCAGGAGGCGGTGATCGTCACCACCGAGGCCGACCGGCAGTTCTCGGGCGTCGACGCCACGCCGTCGGTCGTCGACTGGCGCCCGCTCGGCCTGCGCTTTTCCAACGACCTGGCGATGGGCTGGAACGCGCGTTCCTATTCGCGCCTGAACGCCACCGTCACCATGGCGCGCGACGCCCAGCGCTACATCCTGCGCGTCTTCGTGCCGATCATGGCGGTGCTGGCGGTGTCGCTCTTCGTGCTGTGGTCGCCCGGGCTCAAGGAGCAGGACAAGGGTGGGCTGATCTTCTCGTCGCTGCTCGCGCTGGCGGCGATCAGCTTCACCTTCGAATCGAGCTTTCCGGGCTCGATCTCGCTGAACACCCCGATCGCCGAGATGATCTCGCTCGGCTACCTCTATCTCGTCGCCGTGCTGATGTTCGAGATCGTGCTGGCGGTGGCCATCGCCCGCCCGCAGGGCCGCTGGAGCGGCGAGGCGGCGGCCTTGCGCCTGCATCTGCGCTGGGCCCTGCCGGCCATCATGCTGATCGTGTGCCTCGGGGCCGCGCTACGGGCGCTGCCGGGCTGA
- a CDS encoding quinone-dependent dihydroorotate dehydrogenase → MIGSLFNLARPLIHKMDAETAHRLTVAALAAAPSLRPAPDDPVLATEAFGLSFSNPVGLAAGFDKHAEAVDGALGLGFGFVEVGGVTPLPQPGNPRPRVFRLVEDAAVINRYGLNSDGMEAVAQRLAARRARGGIVGVNLGANKESADRAADYAVLTRRLAPLTDFVTVNVSSPNTPGLRDLQAEAALDDLIARAIEARDEAAAGGRPTPMLLKIAPDLTLPELDGMIAVARRRHIDGLIVSNTTIARPASLRSPAKTETGGLSGKPLFEASTRLLAEAFLRVERQFPLIGVGGIDSAETAFAKIRAGADLVQFYSAMVFQGPGLVKTVKAGLAAEARRAGLPKLAALVGRDAAAIAAGKGL, encoded by the coding sequence GTGATCGGCTCCCTGTTCAACCTCGCCCGGCCGCTGATCCACAAGATGGATGCCGAGACCGCCCACCGGCTGACGGTCGCGGCGCTGGCGGCCGCGCCCTCGCTTCGGCCGGCCCCGGATGATCCGGTGCTCGCCACCGAAGCCTTCGGGCTGTCCTTCTCCAATCCGGTCGGTCTCGCGGCGGGCTTCGACAAGCATGCCGAGGCGGTGGACGGGGCACTCGGCCTGGGCTTCGGCTTCGTCGAGGTCGGCGGCGTCACGCCCCTGCCCCAGCCCGGCAACCCCAGGCCGCGCGTGTTTCGACTGGTCGAGGACGCCGCCGTGATCAACCGCTACGGTCTCAACAGCGACGGTATGGAGGCCGTGGCGCAGCGGCTGGCGGCCCGGCGTGCGCGCGGCGGCATCGTCGGCGTCAATCTCGGCGCCAACAAGGAATCAGCCGACCGCGCGGCGGATTATGCGGTGCTGACGCGCAGGCTCGCGCCGCTCACCGATTTCGTCACCGTCAACGTCTCCTCGCCCAATACGCCGGGCCTGCGCGACCTGCAGGCGGAAGCGGCGCTCGACGACCTGATCGCCCGGGCGATCGAGGCGCGCGACGAGGCGGCGGCGGGCGGGCGACCGACGCCGATGCTCTTGAAGATCGCGCCCGACCTCACCCTGCCGGAACTCGACGGCATGATCGCGGTGGCCCGGCGCCGCCATATCGACGGGCTGATCGTCTCCAACACCACCATCGCGCGCCCAGCCAGCCTGCGCAGCCCGGCGAAGACGGAGACCGGCGGCCTCTCCGGCAAGCCGCTCTTCGAGGCCTCGACGCGCCTGCTCGCCGAGGCCTTCCTGCGGGTCGAACGCCAGTTCCCGCTCATCGGCGTCGGCGGCATCGACTCGGCGGAAACCGCCTTCGCCAAGATCCGCGCCGGGGCCGATCTCGTGCAGTTCTATTCCGCGATGGTCTTCCAGGGGCCGGGGCTGGTGAAGACGGTCAAGGCCGGCCTCGCGGCTGAGGCACGTCGGGCCGGGCTGCCGAAGCTCGCCGCCCTGGTCGGGCGCGATGCCGCCGCCATCGCGGCCGGAAAGGGACTCTAG